The genomic window GTGTCATTTTTTCCGAAGCGAGATACTCTCCTTCTGCCATTATTATCCTGCTCCTCTTTTCTCTTTCCGCCTCAGCCTGCTTTGCGAGGGCACGCTGCATTCCTTCTGGAAGGACAACATCTTTGATTGTTACAGCAGTCACTTTTATTCCCCATGGGTCTGTCGCAAGGTCTATGGTCTCCTGCAATCTTTTATTAAGCTCATCTCTTTTTGAAAGAAGTTCATCCAGCTCAACCTGTCCAATTACATCTCTTAAAGTTGTCTGGGCAAGCAGGCCAGTCGCAATCATATAATTTTGAACCTGTGTAACCGCTTTATTGGGGTCAAAAACTCTGAAATAGACAACCGCATCAACATCAACAGATACATTATCGCGGGTTATTATCCTCTGCTTTGGCACATCAGCAACCCTAACCCTTAAATCTATCCTGATTGGCTTATCAATTATTGGAATGATGAAAACAAGCCCCGGCCCCTTCACACCCAGCAGGCGCCCAAGCCTGAAAACAACAATCCTTTCGTATTCAGAAAGAACTCTTATAGAGGATGCAATAATCGATATTATCACAAGCAGCAGAATAAATAGCAGGAAAATTTCTACAGGTGTCATAATATAGAAATGCAAATTGGAATATAATTTTATTGTTATGGTTTGCCAGTTTGCATCGTCCGTTTAAAATTTAACTCAGTTTTAAAATATTTTAAAAACCCTTATTTTAGCGGTTGCATTCTGTTGCATCCTATCATATGCAATAACTTTTATTTCATGATTTGCCACCGAAAATTCACTCCATACCCATGAATACGGCTCGCTTAAATCAGTAAATTTAAGCTGATTATCTATGTAAAACTCTACTTTTTCTATACCCAAGCTTGAGGTTGCACTTGCCATTATTGTGATTTTTCCTAATATGAACGGGGCATTCATTGGAATTATTTCTCTGTCCATGATATAGAGATAATTTCCTGGCTTCAATATACTAACTTCCAAAGTAGGCAACTTTTGCATTATTGCAAAAAAGCTGAATGAAGTTATATTTGCCCATAAATAATTTGCCTGTTTGTTTATGCCTTTATTTTCATACCATCCTTGCAAAAACCATTCATTTCCATCATATTTTAGAATTTCAAAATATTCTTCATATTCCTCATCTTCATAGTATATTGATATGTTTGCCCATCTATCTCCTTTTGCCTCTATGCATTTCCCTGTGTTCCTCCAGCCATCTGGCTCAGGCAATGAGGTTGCTAATCCACTAATCGTTAAATTTCCGGAATAGGTATTCAATTCTATTTCTGTTGGGAAAAATGAGGAAAATTTGCATCTATGCAAGTCATTTTTATTGCTTTCTGTAAAATTCAAATCTATTTCATAGTTTTCGAAATTGCAATTTGAGATATTATTTTCATCTGAAAGATAGAGATGCATCCCAACTGAATTATTATAAAAATAGCAATTTATCACGCTATTTTCATTTGAATGAAACATATAAAGTGCTCTGTAATAATACTGATTGAAGGAGGAGCAATTTTCAAATTTATTGCTGTTTGAAAACCATAAAATTATTCCATCATCATTTTCATAAAAATTGCAATTTTTTATTATATTGCTGAAAGAATTATCAAGAGCAATTCCATAATTTTCATTTCTATATGCACTGCAGTTGAATATTGAATTTTCCGAGGAGTTATAAAAATAAATTCCGTAATAATGGTTGTCATAAAAGTTGCTGTTTCTTATCTGATTATTCTCTGAATTGTTAAACCCTATTCCTAAAAGATTTTCATAGCAATTTACATTTTCAACTATTCCATTTGTAACATTTTTTAGGTATAT from Thermoplasmatales archaeon includes these protein-coding regions:
- a CDS encoding slipin family protein; translated protein: MTPVEIFLLFILLLVIISIIASSIRVLSEYERIVVFRLGRLLGVKGPGLVFIIPIIDKPIRIDLRVRVADVPKQRIITRDNVSVDVDAVVYFRVFDPNKAVTQVQNYMIATGLLAQTTLRDVIGQVELDELLSKRDELNKRLQETIDLATDPWGIKVTAVTIKDVVLPEGMQRALAKQAEAEREKRSRIIMAEGEYLASEKMTQAAKLYDKSPSAMKLRELQTLSEIAREKNLIVVAGGTEIGKMVGIAKGLKKE
- a CDS encoding right-handed parallel beta-helix repeat-containing protein, producing the protein MKLKYAIWLILLFGLFLFINASAHAPIHINGNSDFASQAGGEGWAGDGSQKNPYVIQNYEINALGEDGIRIENTSVYFIIRNCKIYNGRCGIYLKNVTNGIVENVNCYENLLGIGFNNSENNQIRNSNFYDNHYYGIYFYNSSENSIFNCSAYRNENYGIALDNSFSNIIKNCNFYENDDGIILWFSNSNKFENCSSFNQYYYRALYMFHSNENSVINCYFYNNSVGMHLYLSDENNISNCNFENYEIDLNFTESNKNDLHRCKFSSFFPTEIELNTYSGNLTISGLATSLPEPDGWRNTGKCIEAKGDRWANISIYYEDEEYEEYFEILKYDGNEWFLQGWYENKGINKQANYLWANITSFSFFAIMQKLPTLEVSILKPGNYLYIMDREIIPMNAPFILGKITIMASATSSLGIEKVEFYIDNQLKFTDLSEPYSWVWSEFSVANHEIKVIAYDRMQQNATAKIRVFKIF